Sequence from the Natronomonas marina genome:
TGCCGCTCGAACAGCGGTTCCTCACATCGCGGGCACGGCCGGCCGCCCGTCTCGTCCATACCGCACCGGGGGGCGACCGCATCAAAAAGCCTCGGTTCCGCTACGTCAGCACTCCGACCAGCCGCAGGACTCGCAGGTCTTGCAGCCCTCCGAGTAGTACAGCGTCATGCTGGAGCACTCGGGGCACTCGGGCGATTCCCCGGAGTCGATGAGCGACTGGGTGTCGCCGGTGTCGTCGTTCGGGGACGCACCGGCCTCGGCGCCGGGCGAGACGGCCGACGTCTCGCCGCCGTCGGTCTCGCGGGAGGCGACCTCCCGCTCTTCGTGTTCACCGTCGTCGGCCTGCTGGGCGGTCTGGTCGAGCGTGGCCTGGTCGGGGTAGGCCTTGTCGACCTCGCCGTCGAGGTAGCGGCGCATCGCGGTGCCGATGGCGTCCGGGATGGAGTTGATCTGCTCGCCCTTGTCCCAGGCGACCTTCGGCGACCGGATGCCCTGGAGTTCGTCGGCTATCTCGGCGGGGTCGACGCCCGAGCGCAGCGCCGTCGAGATGGTCTTGGCCAGCGCCTCCGTGAAGGAGGCCGTGAAGCCGCCGGAGTTGCCGATGTTGGCGAACAGTTCGAACGGTCGGCCCGTCTCGGGGTCCTCGTTGATGTTGACGTAGAGCTTCCCGTAGCCGGTGTCGATGCGCTGGGTGACGCCGTGCAACACGTCCGGCCGGGGCTGCTTGCGGCCCAACTCGACCTCCAGCCCGAGGAGTTCCTCGACGTCCGTCTCGAGGGCGGCCTCGACCTCCTCGCTCTCGAGGAAGCCGTCGATGCCGCCGAATATCTCCTCGATGTTCTCGACGATGGCCTCGGCGGCCTCGGCCTCGTCCATGTCGGCGAACTCCGTGTTCTGGGCGCGGGTGGTGAGCACCTGCTTCGAGCGGGTGCCGTCGCGGTAGTAGGTGACGCCCTTGCCGCCGTGCTCGTAGATGTACTCGAAGACGTCCTTGGCGTCCTCGACGGTGGAGTCGTTGGGCGCGTTAACCGTCTTCGAGATGGCCGAGTCGACGCCCTCCTGGCAGGCGACCTGGACGCCGGCGTGCTGCTTCGCCGAGAGGGCGCCCGTCGTCACGAACAGTTCGCCGATGGCGTCCGGCACCGTCTCGAGGCCGTCGATGCCGTCGAAGCGGTTCTCGGCCATCTGCGCCTGGGCCTCCTCCTTGACGGCCTCGACGTCGAGGCCGTTCTCCTCCAGTACCCGGAGGAAGTAGTCGTCGAACTCCACGAGCATCTCGTCGCCCTGGACGTCGTCGGAGACGTTCTTGTAGTAGGCGACGTTGTAGATGGGCTCACAGCCGCCGGTGGTGTTGCCGACCATCGAGGTGGTGCCCGTCGGCGCGATGGTGGTGGTGTTGTGGTTGCGGATGGCGAAGCCGTCGGCCCACTCGTCGGCGTCGAGACCGGTCTGCTTTTCGAACCACTCGCGGTACTCCGTCGGGTTCGCGTACTTCGATTTCTCCCACTCGCCGAAGGCGCCGCGCTCCTCGGCGAGTTCGTGGCTCGCCCACTTCGAGCCGTGGTTGATGTGCCGCATCACCTGCCGAGCGAGTTCGTTGCCCTCCTCTGAGCCGTACTCGATGCCGAGC
This genomic interval carries:
- a CDS encoding HVO_2523 family zinc finger protein — its product is MDETGGRPCPRCEEPLFERHCKYVCPNHGVVYDCADTFY